A genome region from Heptranchias perlo isolate sHepPer1 chromosome 32, sHepPer1.hap1, whole genome shotgun sequence includes the following:
- the LOC137301179 gene encoding proproteinase E-like: MYQLLLIVLLTASAYGCGHTSYPPYSSRVVNGIDARPYSWPWQISLQVGRGSSFSHTCGGTLIAADWVMTAGHCISSGRSYRVVLGEYDRDVNEGGEQVISPSKIVVHPGWNINCIACGDDIALIKLSKPAILNEKVKLACIPPANYVLPNNYPCYVTGWGRLYTNGPLPGKLQQALVPIVDYQHCSQRDWWGSTVKTTMVCAGGAEKAGCNGDSGGPLNCKDSNGLWYVHGVTSFVSSRGCNTIKKPTVWTRVSAFNAWIAQTMANN; encoded by the exons ATGTACCAACTGCTCCTCATTGTTCTACTCACAGCCAGTG CTTATGGCTGTGGGCACACCAGCTACCCTCCATATTCCTCGAGGGTGGTGAACGGAATAGATGCAAGGCCGTACAGCTGGCCGTGGCAG ATTTCTTTGCAAGTCGGACGTGGCAGTTCATTTTCTCACACTTGTGGTGGAACTCTAATTGCCGCAGATTGGGTTATGACAGCAGGCCACTGTATCTC CTCGGGACGGTCTTACCGTGTGGTACTGGGAGAGTACGACAGGGATGTTAATGAGGGTGGAGAGCAGGTTATAAGTCCTTCCAAAATCGTCGTTCACCCTGGATGGAATATAAACTGTATTGCATGTGG GGATGATATCGCTTTGATCAAGCTCTCAAAGCCTGCAATCCTGAATGAGAAAGTTAAGCTTGCCTGCATTCCTCCTGCCAATTATGTTCTTCCCAATAACTATCCTTGCTACGTTACTGGATGGGGACGACTCTACA CTAATGGGCCACTTCCAGGAAAACTACAGCAAGCTCTTGTCCCAATTGTTGACTATCAGCACTGCAGCCAACGTGACTGGTGGGGCAGCACTGTGAAAACTACCATGGTTTGCGCTGGAGGTGCTGAAAAGGCCGGATGTAAT GGAGACTCTGGTGGACCTTTGAACTGCAAAGATTCTAACGGATTATGGTACGTCCATGGTGTgaccagctttgtgtcatctaggGGATGCAATACCATAAAGAAACCCACTGTCTGGACTCGGGTGTCTGCCTTCAATGCCTGGATTGCTCAG ACCATGGccaacaactaa